Proteins from a genomic interval of Stenotrophomonas sp. 24(2023):
- the cycA gene encoding D-serine/D-alanine/glycine transporter has translation MSHPAPHDDSPDHLRRSLTNRHLQLIAIGGAIGTGLFMGSGKTISLAGPSIVFVYLIIGAMLFFVMRAMGELLLSNLQYKSFIDFSTDLLGPWAGFFCGWTYWFCWIVTAIADVIAIAAYAQFWFPGLEAWIPALMCVVLLLALNLVTVKLFGELEFWFALIKIIAICALIITGFGLVAWGFTSPSGHTASLANLWNDGGMFPMGAVGFFAGFQIAVFAFVGIELVGTTAAETANPERNLPKAINSIPVRIIIFYVLALIAIMAVTPWRQVVPDKSPFVQLFVLAGIPAAASLINFVVLTSATSSANSGIFSTSRMLYGLAEEGHAPRGLSKLSRAAVPARGLLFSCLCLLGGTLLIYLIPNLVTAFTLVTTLATVLFIFVWSLILVAYMVYRRRYPERHAASIFKMPGGVAMCWACLVFFVGVLVLLSLQADTRQALIASPVWFVLLGAGYWLRSRNAK, from the coding sequence ATGAGCCACCCCGCCCCCCACGACGATTCCCCGGACCACCTCCGTCGCAGCCTCACCAACCGCCACCTGCAGCTGATCGCCATCGGCGGTGCCATCGGCACCGGCCTGTTCATGGGCTCGGGCAAGACCATCAGCCTGGCTGGCCCCTCCATCGTGTTCGTCTACCTGATCATCGGCGCCATGCTGTTCTTCGTGATGCGCGCGATGGGCGAGCTGCTGCTGTCGAACCTGCAGTACAAATCCTTCATCGATTTTTCCACCGATCTGCTCGGCCCCTGGGCCGGGTTCTTCTGTGGCTGGACCTACTGGTTCTGCTGGATCGTCACCGCCATCGCCGATGTGATCGCCATCGCCGCCTACGCCCAGTTCTGGTTCCCCGGGCTGGAAGCCTGGATACCGGCGCTGATGTGCGTGGTGCTGCTGCTGGCGCTGAACCTGGTGACGGTGAAGCTGTTCGGCGAACTGGAGTTCTGGTTCGCGCTGATCAAGATCATCGCCATCTGCGCGCTGATCATCACCGGTTTCGGCCTGGTGGCCTGGGGCTTCACCTCGCCCAGCGGCCACACCGCATCGCTGGCCAACCTGTGGAACGACGGCGGCATGTTCCCGATGGGCGCGGTGGGCTTCTTCGCCGGGTTCCAGATCGCGGTGTTCGCGTTCGTGGGCATCGAGCTGGTCGGCACTACCGCAGCGGAAACCGCCAATCCCGAGCGCAACCTGCCCAAGGCGATCAACTCGATCCCGGTGCGCATCATCATCTTCTACGTGCTGGCGCTGATCGCGATCATGGCGGTCACCCCGTGGCGCCAGGTGGTGCCGGACAAGAGCCCGTTCGTGCAGCTGTTCGTGCTGGCCGGCATCCCCGCCGCCGCCAGCCTGATCAACTTCGTGGTGCTGACCTCGGCCACGTCCTCGGCCAACAGCGGCATCTTCTCCACCAGCCGCATGCTGTACGGCCTGGCCGAAGAAGGCCACGCCCCGCGCGGGCTGTCCAAGCTGTCGCGCGCGGCGGTGCCGGCCCGCGGCCTGCTGTTCTCGTGCCTGTGCCTGTTGGGCGGCACGCTGCTGATCTACCTGATCCCCAACCTGGTGACCGCCTTCACCCTGGTGACCACGCTGGCCACGGTGCTGTTCATCTTCGTGTGGTCGCTGATCCTGGTGGCGTACATGGTCTACCGCCGCCGATACCCGGAACGCCATGCCGCATCGATCTTCAAGATGCCCGGTGGCGTGGCCATGTGCTGGGCCTGCCTGGTGTTCTTCGTCGGCGTGCTGGTGCTGCTGAGCCTGCAGGCCGATACCCGCCAGGCGCTGATCGCCAGCCCGGTGTGGTTCGTGCTGCTGGGCGCGGGGTATTGGCTGCGGAGCCGGAACGCGAAGTAA
- a CDS encoding lytic transglycosylase domain-containing protein produces MALRPTLVALSLLLGLWPGLASARTVYRCVQGNTVSLATAPEPGSRCTAKEIDDNAVQAPNLWGNMGVFSGVLYEREQEGVLVYSTRNLPGSRVFLKFTVATPPGEPAHEGLGKVGKPQLAQHAKQFKAAAKATGVDDAWLRAIAHAESNFDAQAVSSKGAQGVMQLMPETSLEYGVRDPFSAEQSIQGGARYMRALLHRYDNNRPLAAAAYNAGIGAVTRYKGVPPYAETLAYVDKVMALYTRYREAMGIRSEVPAK; encoded by the coding sequence ATGGCCCTCCGCCCCACCCTCGTCGCGCTGTCGCTGCTGCTGGGCCTGTGGCCCGGCCTGGCCAGCGCACGCACCGTCTACCGCTGCGTGCAGGGCAATACGGTCAGCCTGGCCACCGCGCCCGAACCCGGCTCGCGCTGCACGGCCAAAGAGATCGACGACAACGCCGTGCAGGCCCCGAACCTGTGGGGCAACATGGGCGTGTTCAGTGGCGTGCTGTATGAGCGCGAACAGGAGGGCGTGCTCGTCTATTCCACCCGCAACCTCCCCGGCTCGCGGGTGTTCCTCAAGTTCACCGTGGCCACACCGCCCGGTGAACCCGCGCATGAAGGCCTGGGCAAGGTCGGCAAACCGCAGCTGGCCCAGCACGCCAAACAGTTCAAGGCCGCCGCCAAGGCCACCGGCGTGGATGATGCCTGGCTGCGGGCGATCGCCCACGCCGAAAGCAACTTCGATGCGCAGGCGGTGTCGAGCAAAGGCGCGCAGGGTGTGATGCAGCTGATGCCGGAAACCTCGCTGGAATACGGCGTGCGCGATCCGTTTTCGGCCGAACAGTCCATCCAGGGCGGTGCCCGCTATATGCGCGCGCTGCTGCACCGCTACGACAACAACCGCCCGCTGGCCGCTGCCGCGTACAACGCGGGCATCGGTGCGGTCACCCGCTACAAGGGCGTGCCGCCGTATGCGGAAACACTGGCCTATGTGGACAAGGTGATGGCCCTGTACACGCGTTACCGCGAAGCAATGGGCATCCGCAGCGAAGTACCGGCGAAATAG
- a CDS encoding GIY-YIG nuclease family protein: MINPHLSWSQPHSLRLSADKRSYEVDLNQIPTKPGVYVFYRNHGSTFKALYVGKADNLRNRIKQQLNNHRLMVGIQEAPNGARLLCFGELQLRPGQDSAKAQLAAEKLMIRHFIEEGHVLFNQQGVQRRVQTLINVRPPALKKLIPLSTQIEA; this comes from the coding sequence GTGATCAATCCGCATCTCAGCTGGAGCCAACCGCACTCGCTGCGGTTGTCTGCGGACAAACGGTCGTATGAGGTCGATCTGAACCAGATTCCGACCAAGCCCGGCGTGTATGTGTTCTACCGCAACCACGGCAGCACATTCAAAGCGCTGTATGTGGGCAAGGCGGACAACCTGCGTAACCGCATCAAGCAGCAGTTGAACAACCACAGGTTGATGGTCGGCATCCAGGAGGCACCCAATGGCGCACGCCTGCTGTGCTTCGGGGAACTGCAGCTCAGGCCGGGTCAGGACAGCGCGAAGGCCCAGCTGGCGGCGGAAAAACTGATGATCCGGCACTTCATCGAAGAGGGGCACGTGTTGTTCAACCAGCAGGGTGTCCAGCGCAGAGTGCAGACGTTGATCAATGTGCGTCCGCCCGCGCTGAAGAAGCTGATCCCGCTGTCGACCCAGATCGAGGCCTGA